The sequence AACTATTTTGAATAATAAAAAAGTGAACAACGAAGTCGCTTCTAAGCTCGTGCAGTCGATCGAGCAGATTAGTCAGTAAGAGAAATCATCTATCTAATAAAAGAAAGGATTAAATAAATGAAAACAAACACAGTGTTAGCCATCATCCTCATTATCGTGGGGATTGTGGCCTTTGCCTATCAAGGCATACAATATACGTCCAAGGAGAAAGTCGTTGACCTTGGTCCAGTTCAGGTAACTGCTGAGAAGACAAGAACCTTTCCCTTACCCCCAATCGTGGGAGGTATCGCGCTCGTAGGCGGTATAGTGCTGCTATTGGTGGGAAACAAAAAGACCTGATTACAAGCAAAGTACCAGTGTTCTCAATAAGTGCTTGATTTGAAAGAAGATATATAACTATTTCTAAAATAACCTAGACTATTTTAAGGAG comes from Candidatus Atribacteria bacterium and encodes:
- a CDS encoding DUF3185 domain-containing protein, which encodes MKTNTVLAIILIIVGIVAFAYQGIQYTSKEKVVDLGPVQVTAEKTRTFPLPPIVGGIALVGGIVLLLVGNKKT